The DNA window TAGGACTGCAGGAGAGGCATACGTGATAGGATGAATAGGAGGATGTGCTTTATCGTCGTTTCTCCCTTCTCTTGGTTGTTGAAAGGCACCATTGACAAGGTTCTGTGCAAATGGACCCCATCTCTGGTCGGTTGTCTGCTTATCAACCAGAGCTCGGAGATTCATCCCTCTGTCAAAGCGATCAGTCTCGGTTCTGGGGTAACTTAGAAACCCTTTGTTGTAGAGCCCCTCGGCGATAGTCATGGCCTGTTGTCCACTCATATGCAGTAACCTTGTTGCGGCCTTTTGTAGTTCAACAGTTGTAAGGGGTAGGGGTTTAAACTTGCGAGTAGGTTTCTGCTGAACTTTTGTGACGGTTGCTATTTTTGCTGCAAGACATCTCTCATACAGAATAACGGTAGACATGCGGTCAAAAAGCCTGTTTCGTAGCCAGGAGAAATCAACCTTTTTACCGTCTCGGTTGTGTGTCAACTTTATGCCCCAGAAAGGTTCTGGAACAAAGTTTTTGACACGAAAATAACGATCAACGACGAAACCAAGCGTTGGAAATTGACAGGATCCTGGACGGTTAGTCGAACAGATAGGGTAGACCTTAACATGGGATACACACCATAGCTAAGTGTCATTTTCTCCAAAGGCCCTCCAAGCTGCCGCAGATTATTCGTGAGGAAGCGAGTAAAAGCATAGCCGATTCGGAGATCAAGCTCTATTCTCGTGGCTACAGCATTGACTTGCCTTTCGTCCAACGTTGTCAGGTTCCTGGCCGCTGATATGACATGCCTGGTATTATTAGATTCCATCTATGCCAGAAAGGAAAGAGGACAACGTACGCTCTTTCAATATTGCTGAATCTTGCTCGCAATACCCGAATGCCCGGCTTGCCCTTTCGAGCAGCTTCGACAATTTCGTTGCCGATATGTTCACCTTCACGATCACAATCCGTCCAGATCACAAGGACTTGGGCATATCGCGCTTGAGATTCCAGATTTTGGGCAATCACCTTTTTATCCTACAGAGCGTTAACAAACTGATGTCGAGTGAACATAGGAGAACCCACCTCGCTAATAGTTGTGACAATTGGGGCAGTGAACAACGACTCTGGGGGAGGTGAGTACCAGCTCTTATTCGCAGGTGTAAAGTCGACATTTGTTAAATGTCCAGTGACACAAGTCATATTGACGGAGC is part of the Fusarium poae strain DAOMC 252244 chromosome 4, whole genome shotgun sequence genome and encodes:
- a CDS encoding hypothetical protein (BUSCO:10896at5125), whose amino-acid sequence is MKVLCVAEKPSISKAVATHLAGGRVETHNTRSKYIKNYSFDFDFGQQLGQCSVNMTCVTGHLTNVDFTPANKSWYSPPPESLFTAPIVTTISEDKKVIAQNLESQARYAQVLVIWTDCDREGEHIGNEIVEAARKGKPGIRVLRARFSNIERAHVISAARNLTTLDERQVNAVATRIELDLRIGYAFTRFLTNNLRQLGGPLEKMTLSYGSCQFPTLGFVVDRYFRVKNFVPEPFWGIKLTHNRDGKKVDFSWLRNRLFDRMSTVILYERCLAAKIATVTKVQQKPTRKFKPLPLTTVELQKAATRLLHMSGQQAMTIAEGLYNKGFLSYPRTETDRFDRGMNLRALVDKQTTDQRWGPFAQNLVNGAFQQPREGRNDDKAHPPIHPITYASPAVLNRDEGRLYEYVVRRFLACCSDDAKGMASDVEVEYGDERFNAHGVIVLERNYLDVFVYEKWNNTVELPKFTEGERFQPTEAMMTEGKTSAPGFLTEADLIALMDANGIGTDATMAEHIQKIQDREYAATIGRSGEAPGDDEESDTGPSTRGRGRGRGGRGSRGGRGGRGGASASGGRGGVKVFVPTQLGVALILGFDRMNFETSLGKPFLRKEMEIKMKAICDGRANKEAVLRESLAQYRLVFDQSQEQLGVLRTACREFVFTS